The bacterium genome includes a window with the following:
- a CDS encoding DUF1211 domain-containing protein yields the protein MTKSRIEALSDGTFAIILTLLVIELLVPDKISSNTEAELIHILSDFGPLLIGYAISFAVIIMFWITHSVFFGTLVKTVNRPLALINALFLGFLALIPFSAHMLGRYMEFPIAAQLYGLNVLVLGIIVVALFEYALSSNEVKTGHNDAHTIALVRARIYLTPMITFFGLLLTTISIPAALFFFAFPIVFNSTPGLMTKLEQVSGIKLAGK from the coding sequence ATGACGAAAAGCCGCATCGAAGCCCTCTCCGACGGAACATTTGCCATCATCCTCACGCTTCTCGTCATCGAATTGCTCGTTCCCGACAAGATCAGCTCTAACACCGAAGCGGAACTCATCCACATCCTTTCCGATTTCGGACCGCTGCTTATCGGTTACGCGATCTCGTTCGCGGTCATCATCATGTTCTGGATCACGCATAGCGTCTTTTTTGGCACACTCGTGAAGACGGTGAATCGTCCGCTCGCCCTTATCAACGCGCTCTTTCTCGGATTCCTCGCGCTCATTCCGTTTTCCGCCCACATGCTCGGCCGCTACATGGAATTCCCGATAGCTGCGCAGCTCTACGGTCTTAATGTGCTCGTTCTCGGTATCATCGTGGTCGCGCTCTTCGAGTACGCGCTCTCATCAAATGAGGTGAAGACCGGACACAACGATGCACACACGATCGCGCTCGTGCGCGCCCGCATCTATCTCACGCCGATGATTACCTTTTTCGGGCTTCTTCTCACGACCATCTCCATTCCTGCGGCGCTCTTCTTCTTCGCCTTTCCGATCGTGTTCAACTCAACGCCGGGCCTCATGACGAAGCTCGAGCAGGTCTCCGGTATCAAGCTCGCGGGCAAATAA
- the purB gene encoding adenylosuccinate lyase, translated as MSDALTALCPLDGRYQKTGAKLAKYFSEQALILYRLRVMHRWLVTLVGQRGVPTPELTAEQHEKLTDLGNSFEAADCVIVKKIETEGYGAYKRTNHDVKACEFYLRILLEDAGLGMLCEWVHFSCTSEDVNNVAYMLMLHRGVSILVDSTTAISEEITIMSSDHAGLAMLARTHGQPATPTTFGKEMSVFERRIDLLITRLMDVRISVKWNGASGNYNAANAALPHIAWQTLAEGFCTMIVEKNERIDFNTHTTQIEPHDSYAELFDLLTQLNTVLIGFNQDIWRYVSDDWLVQKAVEGEVGSSAMPHKVNPIDFENAEGNLGIANALLGHMARKLPISRLQRDLSDSTVERNFGMALGYCLLGYEAILRGLRKLSPNEAKIGAALAEHPEVLTEAYQTILRSVNYPNAYDALKGLARGKKITLEDLHAFVHSLDVPQFVKQQMLALTPETYLGIAPELARQKLFT; from the coding sequence ATGTCAGACGCACTCACGGCGCTCTGTCCGTTGGACGGGCGCTATCAGAAGACTGGCGCGAAGCTCGCGAAATACTTCAGTGAGCAGGCGCTCATCTTGTATCGCCTACGGGTGATGCATCGCTGGCTCGTAACGCTCGTCGGACAGAGAGGCGTTCCAACGCCGGAACTTACCGCCGAACAGCACGAGAAACTGACAGACCTCGGCAACTCGTTCGAGGCCGCGGACTGCGTGATCGTGAAGAAGATCGAGACCGAAGGCTACGGCGCCTACAAGCGCACGAACCACGACGTGAAAGCATGCGAGTTCTACCTTCGAATCCTCTTGGAAGATGCAGGGCTCGGTATGCTCTGCGAATGGGTGCACTTCAGCTGTACGTCGGAAGACGTGAACAACGTCGCGTACATGCTTATGCTGCACCGCGGCGTCAGTATCCTTGTGGATAGCACAACGGCTATCAGCGAGGAAATCACGATCATGAGTTCGGACCATGCAGGGCTGGCAATGCTCGCCCGGACGCATGGGCAACCGGCGACGCCGACTACTTTCGGCAAGGAGATGAGCGTCTTCGAACGACGTATCGACCTCCTTATCACCCGCCTCATGGACGTGCGTATCAGCGTCAAATGGAACGGCGCCAGCGGCAATTACAATGCGGCGAACGCTGCACTTCCACATATCGCGTGGCAGACGCTCGCGGAAGGCTTCTGCACGATGATCGTCGAGAAAAATGAGCGCATCGACTTCAATACTCACACGACGCAGATCGAACCGCATGACAGCTATGCGGAGTTGTTCGATCTCCTGACGCAACTCAACACGGTCCTCATCGGTTTCAACCAGGACATCTGGCGGTATGTAAGCGATGACTGGCTCGTGCAGAAAGCAGTCGAGGGCGAAGTGGGATCATCGGCGATGCCACACAAGGTGAACCCCATCGACTTCGAGAATGCCGAGGGTAACCTCGGTATCGCGAACGCGCTCTTGGGACACATGGCGCGCAAGCTTCCGATATCGCGCCTCCAGCGCGATCTCTCGGACTCGACGGTGGAGCGGAACTTCGGTATGGCGTTGGGCTACTGCCTCCTGGGATACGAAGCTATCCTGCGGGGGTTACGTAAACTATCTCCCAACGAGGCGAAGATTGGTGCGGCGCTTGCGGAACATCCGGAGGTGCTGACCGAGGCCTACCAGACGATCCTACGGAGCGTGAACTATCCGAATGCGTACGATGCCCTCAAAGGACTCGCCCGCGGAAAGAAGATCACACTCGAGGATCTGCATGCTTTCGTGCATTCACTGGATGTACCGCAATTCGTGAAGCAGCAAATGCTTGCGCTGACGCCCGAAACATATCTCGGGATCGCACCCGAACTGGCGAGACAGAAGTTGTTCACCTAG
- a CDS encoding AI-2E family transporter, which produces MHTQHLGMYFLLALLVGALVLTYFIFQPFLAPLVLALVFAVILNPLYRRILHTIPRWPSLASLITVLISVIIILVPVTIIGTQVGIEARSLYTQISDRDTRAEIQTAANDLERVVARYVPAASGFTQDIPANISQYAEGALQWIIQHIGTAASGVASILLKAFLFFIALYYLLRDGRKLKNTLVHLSPLKDTYDESIADKLELAVNSIIKGNLTIALIQGSLTAIGFTIFGVPNSILWGTVTAIAALIPGLGTGLVFIPTVLFMYFTGHTGSALGLTIWGIVAVGMIDNFLGPQLIGRGVNLHPLLVLLSVLGGLAFFGPIGLFLGPLSISLLFAFLSIYSEIAQRRNV; this is translated from the coding sequence ATGCACACCCAGCATCTGGGCATGTACTTCCTTCTGGCGCTCCTTGTCGGCGCGCTCGTCCTCACGTATTTCATCTTCCAGCCGTTCCTCGCGCCCTTGGTCCTCGCCCTCGTCTTCGCGGTCATCCTGAATCCGCTCTATCGCCGCATTTTGCATACCATCCCGCGCTGGCCCTCGCTCGCTTCGCTCATCACGGTCCTCATCAGCGTCATCATCATTCTCGTTCCCGTCACCATCATCGGAACGCAGGTCGGCATCGAAGCACGCAGTCTCTACACGCAGATCTCCGATAGGGATACTCGTGCAGAAATCCAGACCGCGGCCAACGATCTCGAAAGAGTCGTCGCACGCTACGTGCCTGCCGCAAGCGGATTCACGCAGGATATCCCTGCGAATATCTCACAGTACGCGGAGGGCGCACTCCAATGGATCATCCAGCACATCGGTACGGCGGCATCCGGCGTCGCGAGCATCCTCCTCAAAGCATTCCTCTTCTTCATCGCGCTCTACTACCTTCTTCGTGATGGCCGCAAACTGAAAAATACGCTCGTCCATCTCTCACCGCTCAAAGACACCTACGATGAAAGCATCGCCGACAAGCTCGAGCTCGCGGTGAATTCCATCATCAAGGGGAACCTCACCATCGCGCTCATCCAAGGCTCGCTCACGGCAATCGGCTTCACCATCTTCGGCGTTCCCAACAGCATCCTCTGGGGCACGGTGACGGCCATCGCCGCCTTGATCCCGGGTCTTGGCACCGGATTGGTATTCATACCGACCGTCCTCTTTATGTACTTCACCGGACACACGGGTTCTGCGCTCGGCCTCACCATCTGGGGTATCGTAGCGGTCGGCATGATCGACAACTTCTTGGGTCCCCAGCTTATCGGCAGGGGAGTGAATCTCCACCCGCTCCTCGTCCTGCTTTCAGTCCTCGGCGGCCTCGCATTTTTCGGTCCGATCGGCCTGTTCCTCGGCCCCCTTTCCATCAGCCTTCTCTTCGCATTCCTTTCCATCTATAGCGAAATCGCACAGCGACGAAACGTGTAG
- a CDS encoding phosphatase PAP2 family protein, with amino-acid sequence MFPVDLSVAASLAAARTDGLTAFFATITNLGEVWFCIFAASLICLFLYAARQQKFVPELLVISLGSAATVWALKIFFALPRPSDPIALMTIDSFSFPSGHAAAAATLYGFLLWMMLGTGTTDRVRTLAAGIFFMIIVLVGFSRMYLGVHYLSDVIAGYVIGFVWVMIGVSLARSKKFTRFFAR; translated from the coding sequence ATGTTTCCCGTTGATCTCTCCGTTGCGGCTTCCCTTGCAGCGGCGCGGACTGACGGGCTGACCGCGTTCTTCGCGACGATAACGAATCTCGGCGAGGTGTGGTTCTGCATCTTTGCCGCATCGCTGATCTGCCTCTTCCTGTATGCGGCGCGGCAGCAGAAATTCGTGCCGGAGCTGTTGGTCATATCGCTTGGAAGCGCGGCGACGGTGTGGGCACTCAAGATCTTCTTCGCGCTTCCGCGCCCATCTGATCCTATCGCGCTCATGACGATCGATTCGTTCTCATTCCCGAGCGGACACGCAGCTGCAGCGGCTACGCTCTACGGATTTCTCTTGTGGATGATGCTTGGCACGGGAACGACGGATCGCGTGCGTACGCTCGCTGCCGGTATCTTCTTCATGATCATCGTACTCGTCGGTTTCTCTCGTATGTATCTGGGCGTGCATTATCTCAGCGATGTCATCGCCGGATATGTGATCGGATTCGTGTGGGTCATGATCGGCGTCTCACTCGCCCGATCGAAGAAGTTTACGCGGTTTTTCGCGCGTTAA
- a CDS encoding YibE/F family protein — protein sequence MKALLFTILLIPSLAGAQELVADTVVTMKAEVIQVVTEEIRQIPGMDLTAKHQTIRAVILEAPEEGKEVIIENDYLELEEGDVFFLNHTTSAYDGTDYYSVLERDRTPALLGLLILFIVVTLVFGGKQGARGLLALIGSLVFIGAFLLPGILNGYSPILVSIGVAAIIVTLGSYVTHGFNRMTSAAVVGMIFTIILTGLLAYAAIYLTHLEGWSGEEVTYLNLNARGAIDLAGLLLGGILIGLLGVLYDGAIGQAVAVEELGRAGKDLSRKEIYQRAIRIGREHVGALVNTLAIAYLGAGLPLLLLFYQTGDLNLGLTINREMFATEIVRILVGSIGLVLAVPITTAVAVRMLIKREGV from the coding sequence ATGAAAGCACTTCTCTTCACCATCCTTCTCATCCCGAGTCTCGCTGGCGCCCAAGAACTCGTCGCTGACACCGTCGTAACGATGAAAGCGGAGGTGATCCAGGTCGTTACCGAGGAAATCCGTCAGATCCCCGGCATGGATCTCACGGCGAAGCATCAGACTATCCGTGCCGTCATCCTCGAAGCACCCGAAGAGGGCAAAGAGGTTATCATCGAGAATGATTATCTCGAGCTCGAAGAAGGAGATGTCTTTTTCCTCAACCACACGACCAGCGCGTACGACGGCACCGACTATTATTCGGTCCTCGAGCGCGATCGCACGCCCGCACTGCTCGGGCTTCTCATCCTCTTTATCGTCGTCACGCTGGTTTTCGGCGGCAAACAAGGCGCGCGCGGTCTTCTTGCCCTCATCGGCAGCCTCGTATTCATCGGCGCATTCCTTCTGCCGGGCATCCTCAACGGCTATTCGCCGATCCTCGTCTCCATCGGCGTCGCCGCGATCATCGTCACGCTCGGCTCCTACGTGACCCACGGCTTCAATAGGATGACGTCTGCGGCGGTCGTCGGCATGATCTTCACCATCATTCTCACCGGCCTGCTTGCGTACGCAGCGATCTATCTCACGCATCTCGAAGGCTGGAGCGGCGAAGAGGTGACCTATCTCAACCTGAATGCGCGCGGCGCCATCGATCTCGCCGGTCTTCTCTTGGGAGGAATCCTTATCGGACTCCTTGGCGTCCTCTACGACGGAGCGATCGGTCAGGCAGTCGCCGTGGAAGAACTCGGCCGTGCCGGCAAGGACCTTTCCCGCAAGGAGATCTACCAGCGAGCCATCCGCATCGGCCGCGAGCATGTCGGCGCACTCGTAAACACGCTTGCGATCGCCTATCTCGGCGCGGGCCTCCCGCTCCTCCTTCTTTTCTACCAGACGGGCGATCTCAACCTCGGTCTCACCATCAACCGCGAGATGTTTGCGACGGAAATCGTCCGTATCCTCGTCGGATCCATCGGATTGGTCCTTGCGGTCCCTATCACGACGGCCGTCGCGGTACGCATGCTCATCAAGCGGGAAGGGGTATAA
- a CDS encoding aminopeptidase: MAYTPDKKILDKYADVLVNFALGGGKGIKKNEVVQITAPESAKPLLLAVRNAVLKSGGHCIVNYIPDAHPGEDSFSRDYYKLAKDHQLDWFPEKYVRGIVDTITHAVHIIAENDKKELEGIDPKKIMRRGVAWKPFRDWENAKEMQGKFFWTIALYGTPAMAKEAGLTEEEYWGEIIKACFLDKADPIKEWKNVYKDIEKYRSRLNKLSPKIDKLHVQGEDADLWITLGEKRQWLAGSGRNIPSFEIFTSPDWRGTNGWIRFNQPLYRYGAKITGIQLWWKNGKVVKATAETNEKLLKQMIATKDADKMGEYSLTDRRHSRITKFMAETLFDENMGGRQGNTHLAVGMSYKDTYAGNHKTFTKKMAEKLGYNDSSVHTDIISTTKRTVTAHLKDGSTKVIYDDGQFVL, from the coding sequence ATGGCCTACACACCCGACAAGAAAATCCTTGATAAGTACGCAGATGTCCTCGTGAATTTCGCCCTCGGCGGCGGCAAAGGCATCAAGAAGAACGAAGTCGTCCAGATCACGGCACCGGAGAGCGCGAAGCCGCTCCTCCTTGCCGTCCGCAACGCGGTCCTGAAGAGCGGCGGTCACTGCATCGTGAACTACATCCCCGATGCGCATCCGGGCGAGGATTCCTTCTCGCGCGACTACTACAAGCTCGCGAAGGATCATCAGCTCGACTGGTTCCCGGAGAAGTACGTCCGCGGCATCGTGGATACCATCACCCATGCGGTCCACATCATCGCGGAGAACGATAAGAAGGAACTCGAAGGCATCGATCCGAAGAAGATCATGCGTCGCGGCGTCGCGTGGAAGCCGTTCCGCGATTGGGAAAACGCGAAGGAGATGCAGGGCAAGTTCTTCTGGACCATCGCGCTCTACGGCACGCCCGCAATGGCAAAAGAAGCGGGACTGACCGAAGAAGAATACTGGGGAGAAATCATCAAGGCCTGCTTCCTCGACAAGGCAGATCCGATCAAGGAATGGAAGAACGTCTACAAGGACATCGAGAAGTACCGCAGCCGTCTCAACAAGCTCTCACCGAAGATCGATAAGCTCCACGTACAAGGCGAGGACGCTGATCTCTGGATCACGCTCGGCGAGAAGCGTCAGTGGCTCGCAGGCTCAGGCCGCAACATCCCGTCTTTCGAGATCTTCACCTCGCCGGATTGGCGCGGCACCAACGGTTGGATCCGTTTCAACCAGCCGCTCTATCGCTATGGCGCGAAGATCACCGGGATACAACTCTGGTGGAAGAACGGCAAGGTCGTCAAAGCGACCGCCGAGACCAATGAGAAGCTTCTCAAGCAGATGATCGCGACGAAAGACGCCGACAAGATGGGCGAATACTCGCTCACCGATCGACGCCACTCGCGCATCACCAAGTTCATGGCGGAGACGCTCTTCGACGAGAACATGGGCGGCCGTCAGGGCAACACGCACCTCGCGGTCGGCATGAGCTACAAGGATACCTACGCCGGCAACCACAAGACCTTCACCAAGAAGATGGCGGAAAAACTCGGCTACAACGATTCATCCGTCCACACCGACATCATCTCGACGACGAAGCGCACCGTAACGGCACATCTGAAGGATGGCTCCACGAAAGTCATCTACGACGACGGCCAGTTTGTCTTATAG
- the msrB gene encoding peptide-methionine (R)-S-oxide reductase MsrB, which yields MDTQPTEEDFKQKLTPEQYAVLREKGTEAPFTGKLLNEKREGMFRCAACGNQLFESSKKFDSGTGWPSFDEALPGAVEFVEDSSHGMHRTEVVCAKCKSHLGHVFNDGPTQTGKRHCINSVCLEFEPQS from the coding sequence ATGGATACGCAGCCCACCGAAGAGGATTTCAAGCAGAAGCTCACCCCTGAGCAATACGCGGTGCTGCGCGAAAAGGGGACCGAAGCTCCGTTCACGGGGAAACTCCTCAATGAGAAGCGCGAAGGGATGTTCAGATGCGCCGCCTGCGGCAACCAGCTCTTCGAATCGTCGAAGAAATTCGATTCCGGCACCGGCTGGCCGTCCTTCGATGAGGCGCTTCCGGGCGCCGTCGAATTCGTCGAGGATTCCTCGCATGGGATGCACCGCACCGAAGTCGTCTGCGCGAAGTGCAAGTCTCACTTAGGCCACGTCTTCAACGACGGTCCTACGCAGACGGGCAAGCGTCATTGCATCAACTCAGTGTGTCTGGAGTTCGAACCGCAGTCGTAG
- a CDS encoding M48 family metallopeptidase, which produces MEITLKRSNRARTMRLQVQPGGVVILTAPLWMSQSSINRFLSGHRSWIERSVARMRDFKSLPVSGRRAYLKHKEEARAFIHERLEYWNQFYDHPYQRVSIKNTKRLWGSCSRKGNLNFSYTLLFLPRELADYVVVHELCHLKEHNHGPQFWALVERALPNYKKQRLELRKYLPR; this is translated from the coding sequence GTGGAAATCACGCTGAAGCGATCAAACAGGGCCCGCACCATGCGCCTCCAGGTCCAACCAGGCGGCGTTGTCATCCTGACAGCGCCGCTGTGGATGTCGCAGAGTTCCATCAACCGCTTTCTCAGCGGCCATCGATCATGGATCGAGCGTAGCGTTGCGCGGATGCGTGATTTCAAATCTCTTCCCGTGAGCGGCCGCAGGGCATATCTCAAACACAAAGAAGAAGCGCGCGCCTTCATCCATGAGCGTCTCGAATATTGGAACCAGTTCTACGATCACCCGTATCAGCGGGTCTCGATAAAGAACACGAAGCGCTTGTGGGGCAGCTGCTCAAGAAAGGGGAATCTCAATTTCTCGTACACGCTTCTCTTTCTGCCTCGCGAACTGGCCGATTACGTCGTCGTCCACGAGCTCTGTCATCTCAAGGAACACAACCACGGACCGCAATTCTGGGCGCTCGTCGAGAGAGCTCTTCCTAACTACAAAAAACAGCGGCTTGAGTTACGGAAGTATCTACCTAGGTAA
- a CDS encoding diacylglycerol kinase family protein encodes MLYKWWPNLRYAVLGMEIAWRNEPHFRSHVIASAALIVLSFILNISALEFAVIVLSCGFVIAIEVLNTALEELCDKHTKEHDPHIARIKDLAAAAVLISSIFAAIAQAVIFLPYIIHYVSR; translated from the coding sequence ATGCTGTACAAATGGTGGCCGAATCTGCGGTATGCCGTTTTGGGGATGGAGATCGCGTGGCGGAACGAGCCGCACTTCCGCTCGCACGTAATCGCAAGCGCCGCGCTCATCGTTCTTTCCTTCATCTTGAACATCTCAGCGTTGGAATTCGCGGTCATCGTGCTCTCGTGCGGATTCGTGATCGCGATCGAGGTGTTGAATACCGCGCTGGAGGAACTCTGCGACAAGCATACGAAGGAACACGATCCGCATATCGCGCGTATCAAGGATCTGGCGGCGGCGGCGGTTTTGATTTCATCGATCTTCGCGGCAATCGCACAGGCGGTGATCTTCCTCCCGTACATCATCCACTATGTTTCCCGTTGA
- a CDS encoding TfoX/Sxy family protein: MATKQSTVDYILDQVGENVTARKMFGEYALYAKGKVIALVCDDTLFVKITVEGKKFVGTYYEEDAAYPGAKPSMRIDEDLLDDREWLSDLIRITAEHVPTPKKKAKKKTRSR; this comes from the coding sequence ATGGCTACCAAACAATCCACCGTAGATTATATTCTCGACCAAGTCGGCGAGAATGTAACCGCGCGTAAGATGTTCGGTGAATATGCACTCTATGCAAAAGGCAAAGTCATCGCCCTTGTGTGTGATGACACGCTGTTCGTGAAGATCACCGTCGAAGGGAAGAAATTCGTCGGCACCTACTATGAAGAAGACGCCGCGTATCCCGGCGCGAAACCCTCGATGCGCATCGATGAAGACCTTCTTGATGACCGCGAGTGGCTTTCCGATCTCATCCGCATCACTGCCGAACACGTCCCCACACCGAAGAAGAAAGCGAAAAAGAAAACCCGCAGCCGATAG
- a CDS encoding transcriptional repressor: MSDHAIILRGAGLRATPQRLALLHALGKARGPQTAEELHAKADADLVTIYRNLQSLVKAGIVHEVRFKDTAVRFELSHGHHHHIVCTSCGLIEELEGCRNSPLEHQALHASSRFSRINDHALEFFGICRSCA, translated from the coding sequence ATGTCGGATCACGCCATCATATTGCGAGGTGCAGGACTGCGCGCGACGCCCCAGCGCCTCGCGCTTCTGCATGCGCTCGGCAAGGCAAGAGGTCCGCAGACCGCGGAAGAATTGCACGCGAAAGCCGATGCCGATCTGGTCACGATCTACCGCAATCTCCAATCGCTCGTGAAGGCGGGTATCGTCCACGAAGTGCGCTTCAAGGACACCGCGGTGCGCTTCGAGCTCTCTCACGGCCATCATCACCACATCGTCTGCACGAGCTGCGGTCTCATCGAGGAGCTGGAAGGGTGCAGGAATTCTCCACTCGAGCATCAAGCGCTCCATGCCTCATCGCGATTCTCGCGCATCAACGATCATGCGCTCGAATTCTTCGGTATATGCCGCTCCTGCGCCTAG
- a CDS encoding ZIP family metal transporter produces the protein MSITFISFAAAFAVMLISLSGVLFAAGPLHRFAQRRLPYLASFAGGVFLIVVYHLLEESLHEGSVAVAAGAILFGAALMEALHHILPDSHHHHGVDHGHAYTSIDGRRVLLSDALHNVGDGVLIVASFAADFRVGIAATIGILIHEFVQEISEFFVLKEAGYSTRDALLRNFLASSTILIGVVIALYLASAAEIALLFAGLAAGGFLAVILRDIIPHTISSIRTRGGGIVHLFAVVAGIALMVGVQIALPHQEHEESGLEDVGATTAVRTPDTLS, from the coding sequence ATGAGCATCACTTTCATATCATTTGCCGCCGCGTTCGCGGTCATGCTGATCTCGTTATCGGGCGTGCTGTTTGCCGCGGGCCCCTTGCATCGTTTCGCACAGCGACGCCTCCCCTATCTCGCATCGTTCGCGGGCGGTGTCTTCCTTATCGTCGTCTATCACCTCTTGGAGGAATCGCTGCATGAGGGATCTGTCGCGGTTGCGGCGGGCGCCATACTCTTCGGTGCGGCATTGATGGAAGCACTGCATCACATCCTGCCGGATTCGCACCATCACCACGGCGTCGATCATGGGCACGCGTATACCTCCATCGATGGACGACGCGTACTGCTCTCTGATGCCTTACACAATGTCGGTGACGGCGTACTCATCGTCGCATCGTTTGCGGCGGACTTCCGTGTCGGTATCGCCGCGACGATCGGCATCCTCATCCACGAATTCGTGCAGGAGATCTCCGAGTTCTTCGTCTTGAAAGAGGCAGGATATTCGACTCGGGATGCTTTGCTGCGGAATTTCCTCGCGTCTTCGACCATCCTCATCGGCGTTGTTATCGCGCTCTACTTGGCTTCTGCTGCGGAAATAGCGCTCCTTTTCGCCGGACTTGCCGCAGGTGGATTCCTTGCAGTCATCCTTCGCGACATCATCCCACACACCATCTCCTCGATACGTACCCGCGGCGGTGGCATCGTGCATCTTTTTGCGGTCGTGGCAGGTATCGCACTTATGGTGGGCGTGCAGATCGCGCTCCCGCATCAGGAACACGAGGAGTCGGGCCTTGAAGACGTGGGCGCTACGACTGCGGTTCGAACTCCAGACACACTGAGTTGA
- a CDS encoding MFS transporter, whose product MRRKYVLPILFFTLLLDMIGTSMVFPIIPILFTDPASHSFMLHGYSQGMQFLIAGLVTSLFGLMQFIAAPVLGELSDVYGRKRLLMLGVGVLAISQVVFGFGIAIASVGLILFARAIAGLAAANFSIAQATIADVTEPQDRAKNFGLMGAAFGTGFILGPVLGGWIAGVTQDAASPFWLAGALGIINLLFVAYMLPETRQVSAEVRHRFSLLKGIRNLRAAFNDVDARPVYLTVLLYMSGFAFMTSFTGVLLVQRFGVSEAAVGTYFGAIGAWMVFTQLVLLRLIAPRFNERSILRVTFIAIAAVLAAYPFLPSLLAFYFIMPFIAIPVGFTMANLQSLVSKSVSVDRQGAALGISGSLQAFAQGSIPLIAGVASGVIGIAAPFIAGSILVLSAWFVLFNARKTA is encoded by the coding sequence ATGCGACGCAAATACGTACTCCCGATCCTTTTCTTCACCTTGCTGCTCGACATGATCGGGACCAGTATGGTCTTTCCGATCATCCCAATCCTCTTTACCGATCCGGCATCGCACTCGTTCATGCTGCATGGCTATTCGCAGGGCATGCAGTTCCTCATCGCCGGCCTCGTCACGTCGCTTTTCGGCCTCATGCAATTCATCGCGGCACCGGTCTTGGGCGAACTCTCCGACGTCTATGGTCGTAAGAGATTGCTCATGCTCGGCGTGGGCGTCCTCGCGATCTCCCAAGTCGTCTTCGGGTTCGGTATCGCGATCGCCAGCGTCGGCCTCATCCTCTTCGCGCGTGCCATCGCCGGTCTCGCGGCGGCGAATTTCTCGATCGCACAGGCGACCATCGCCGACGTGACGGAACCACAGGACCGCGCAAAGAATTTCGGTCTCATGGGCGCGGCATTCGGCACGGGATTCATCTTGGGACCCGTTCTCGGCGGCTGGATCGCCGGCGTCACGCAGGATGCCGCCTCGCCGTTCTGGCTCGCCGGAGCGCTCGGTATCATCAATCTGCTTTTCGTCGCCTACATGCTGCCGGAGACGCGTCAGGTGAGCGCGGAAGTGCGCCACAGATTCTCCCTCCTCAAAGGCATCCGCAACCTCCGCGCGGCATTCAATGACGTCGATGCGCGACCGGTCTACCTCACGGTCCTTCTCTATATGTCCGGCTTCGCGTTCATGACCTCCTTCACCGGCGTCCTTCTCGTGCAGCGGTTCGGTGTCTCGGAAGCCGCAGTAGGGACATACTTCGGTGCCATCGGCGCATGGATGGTCTTCACACAGCTCGTCCTGTTGCGACTCATAGCTCCCCGCTTCAACGAGCGTTCGATCCTGCGCGTGACCTTCATCGCCATCGCCGCGGTCCTAGCGGCATACCCGTTCCTGCCTTCGCTCCTTGCGTTCTATTTCATCATGCCGTTCATCGCGATTCCGGTCGGCTTCACGATGGCGAATCTCCAGTCACTCGTCTCCAAGAGCGTCTCGGTCGACCGGCAAGGCGCCGCACTCGGCATCAGCGGCTCTTTGCAGGCATTCGCGCAGGGCTCCATCCCGCTTATCGCCGGCGTCGCATCCGGAGTCATCGGTATCGCCGCACCGTTCATCGCCGGAAGCATCCTCGTCCTCTCGGCGTGGTTCGTACTCTTTAACGCGCGAAAAACCGCGTAA